cccactggaggaatggtcgcttcctcctgaggagggggatgatgaactggtgaacaaagggggtggttccctgtactgcagacGCTCTTGGGATGCTACCAGCCATgttgaggggggtttcctgacacagtCTAAAACTAATATTTGTCCTATAGAAACCAGTTGTATTTAAGGAGGAGATACCTTGACCACAACCCTGGTTTGGGGCATCACACTAAACAAACTTTGGCTTAGTCAACATTCCATGCTGACCTGAAAAGGTCTGAACTCTTTTCCATGAACTGGCATGTTCACAGTGACCTTACACCTGCCTTACTGTGAAGTGTGAAGCAGGCTAAGTTGACTGGTTTAACACAGGTTATAACAAAAGAGGCAACTTAAGAACATAAATCCTGCTGCATCAGGTCAAAGGccaatccagtccagcatcctgttcttacatttACCAATCAGATGCTTATGGAAATCCTACAAGCAGGATCTGTGTGCGACAGTACTCTCCTCATTTGTGATGCCCAGCAACCGGGATTCAAAGGCATAATTGCTACCTAGTCCAGGACCCTAACCATGACACCATATTGGCTCTCTGAAATTAGCAGATAAAAGCTAGATGTTTACACCTAGCACCTGATTCTAGATATGcaaatgcatttattcatttgtttattcctTTGTTTGCAAAGTGAGCAAGCCAGCTGATCTGGCTGTTGTGGTTCACTGAGCTGTTATAGATGTGCTTAGAAGTCTTCTTTGTAACCAGTGAGATTCTTTTCCTTTTACCAGCAGGCACATATGTCATAAAAACCTGCTTCTGACATTCTCTTTCGTTCTACAATCTGTTTGCTGTGCTTTGTTCTTTGGAGTGGAATGGGTTAAACTgttcccaaaaaaataaaaccccttTGAGTGTGTGCAGTTGGGTTTATGGGTTTTGGATCCTGGCCTGTCTGCCTGCTGCATACATTTTTTGTACTTGTTCTAGTAACTTGTATTCATATAACATTTAACATCTGAACAAGCCTACATAATTCTTTTCCCTCCTTACAGATGAAGCAATCGTCCATTCAAAGTGATTTGGATCAGCCTGGCACAGAGAATGTTCCTTTGGATTTAGAATCCAAAGTGTTGAATGGCTTTGAAATGCAGTCAGACAGTGTTTTGCCAAGTCCTGTTCTTAGTGAGCCTTCAGTACCTGAAACGGCACCAGAGGTTGAGCCAGCAGACTTACATGTTGCAGCAAATGGGAACTCTCCTGGAGTAACTGAGGAGTTTATCCCTCAAAAACCAAAGGACATTTGCTCTAGCCCCTCTGAAAACCCATCTTCCCCCGAAGGTTTATTTTCCAATCCAATAAACCTCTCTTCTTCAAGCGATACTGTAAAGAAAGGCGGCATTGAGACTGTGTCCCCTGATGCAGAAGGCCCAGATCCTTATGTCATGAGTCTGCAGAACCTCCTGAAAAAATCCAAAGAGTACATACAGAGAGAACAGACCAGGCGTAGCATGCGAAATAGTTCAAAAAGAAGTGGTGGTGAAAGCCATTCAGACAAAGAAAATGATGCTGTGAAAATGAGCGACTCAGTGAAAGAGAAGGGCAAGTTGATGGGCAGAAGTTGTATGGTCACATCAAATATGACTAAATCCAATACTTCTTTGCAAAGTACCTCAGTCCCCAAAAGTAGTATGGGTGTGGTAGCATCGCCCAGTTTTTCTAAAGTGGATATACCAATGAGATCTGGAACGCCTCCGGTTTTGGATTCGGATTCAGATGAAGACATCAAAACCACCTTTTTCTTTGAACGTGACAGTAGCATTCTCAGAAGCTTCACAGGTTCTTACTCAAAACTACCCAGTCCAGAGCCAAGTGTGAGCCCCAAAATGCACAGGAGACGGCCAAGGCCTTCTTCAATGGGGCACATTGTCATTAGCAACCCAATAAACGCGTATGAATTAAGCCCTAAGGAAAAGGGAAGAGCTGTGGACTTGATCACGCAAGACGCTGGTGACCGGCAAATTGCTTCCGATCCTATGCCAAAACTGACTCCAGATTTTACTCTTGCTTGCCCCAGCAAAATGCACACTTTTCACAGGAGCTCTTCAGACATCTGTGATGAATTGGTGGTTGGCAAACGAAATCAAGTGTGCCAGGTTTCTGTTGCTCAACGTGAGAACACAAGGTTCTCGGTCGGTACCACGGTAGAAGAAGAGTCTGTATTAGATGGAACAAGGGCATCGGGTACTTGCCTTTCACATCCAAGCCCACAGGAAGTTCATGTGGTCAGTTGTCCCATTACAGCGCAAAACACGACAAATGTCAACGTAAACAAGCAAATCGGCCTGTTGGAGAAAGCCAAATATGGCGTGCCCACAGAACTCAATAAATCTTACGATGTTGAAAAGCCATCTCCCTTACTATTGCAAATGCAGCATAGGCATCAGATGGGTACCCCAAATCTCTCTTCTGGAAATGAGCAGACATCAGAGAGCGGGATTGAAAAGGTGAAACGAAGGCTTGAGCTGGACGCAGATAGCATGCAGAAGGAAAATGTGCCTTTTGTTGCGACAGCAGAGAGCAGCGCACGAGAGCGACGGCTGCATGATCAAAGGTGTCTCGAGGGATCTGTGTCTGGTGCCAAGAGTGAAACATCAGAAAGGAGTGTCCATGGTGAGAGAATGCACTCTGTAGCAAGTCTTGGTTGGATTGACTAAGATTTGTCCAGAGGGTACTTTTTATCAGCCCACGTGTGTTTGTGGGTTAGGAGCAGTTCCAGGGTTAGAGGGCCCACAGCAAAATGCTATCTGGGGGGCCCCATCCAGTGTTGGCAGCCCCACTCCCAAGGTGCAACTTTTCCTGGTGGTAGCATCAAACATTTGagaagctgccattttaattcttACACAAGGCCCTGGAGGGATGCTATGTCAGGCACTCAAGGGCATTGTGAgaaatttaaaatggcagttCATAGCTGCTTGGTGTGGCAGGGTGCCTAGAGAAAGTGTTGGCACTAGGGGGGCCCTTTTAGAACCCTAGCAGTTGTGTAAGTGTGTTGATGCCTGACCTGCTTGTAGACTTGCGTGCCTTTCACCTTGATCCAAAGCTGTTAGGTGACAGCGAGTCCCATAGGTTTCAGTTGGGCTTCACTTCAAAGTCAGTAGGTTTTGGATTGCAGCTTTTGAGTAGCAGCAAACACTTCAGGGGGGATTTTTCTGAAAGCTAATTGGAGCAACCAAAGATGACTTTAATCAGACCATCTCTAATACCTACAGGATTactcttttttaatgaaaatccTTAGGAGAAACCAGTTGACAATCACTTCAACAATTGCCAGGAGGCTTTCTTTTGCTATGCCATAAATGTTGAAACCTCACTTTTTCCAATGATTTAAAAATCTATAAATAAGAATTAGTTTGCATGTTGATTATTTTAGGAGTACTAAGGGGCTTAGGCCCATAAAAGGGTAGAAATGTGGTAGGGGAAACGCTGTTTGCTGTATGACTCTTATTAATCACAGTATACTGGCAGAAACAACAGGCAGCATCCGTAACAGGATGGGAACAAGGAATCTGGTGTAGGTTGTGAATGTATAACATTTCTCAATGTAAATGTATAAAATTTCCCATTATAGAAACATACGAAGGCATAGGATCCGTACGAAAAGGCAAACTCACACAAGAATTGCTACTGTGGGGatggtcagattttttttttttctaaaaaaggtTTCGAAGACTCTTTTGTGCGATGCAAGAAGGCAGGTTTCTTTGCAATCAATATTAACGGTAGCTCTCTGTACGTTTTCCCTTTTTAGAAGAGGAAGCTCTAAAACAGAAAATGCTGGCCTTTGAAGAACTGAGGAAGAGACTTGAAGAACAGCATGCTCAGCAACTCTCATTATTGATAGCTGAGCAAGAAAGAGAACAAGAAAGGCTGCAGAAGGTGAGCAGCCAAGATAAAATATCTTAAGTGGAGACCTTTGACTCTGGTCTGTACAAGCTGATGATGTTTCTGTCTCTTGGTACTGCGTCCAGAGTagcagttttggggggggggacccttcttCATCTTGGTGCTGAACAAAAGTTAAGCATGTGCATTAGCCTCCAGGTAGAACAACTCTCTCCATTATTAAAGCACtgcaaaataaacaccaggtcaTGTCGGTGGGCTATTTTAATACTGAGATGGAAAGGGCTTCCCAGGAGGCTGTGGCATAATTAATGTATGCTTTCAGAGTTGTGTCCAAAAGGCAATAAAAGCTGTTGGGAATTGTTCCATGAGCAGGAGGCAGACAGTTGCTACGCTCAGCGTGCGTCTGCCGCCGAACACATTGGCGTTAGCAAAGGGAGAGACatcaggagccaggaacaaggaAGGGATGAGTTGGGGTTGGGTCTGCAGCAGTAGACGCTTAcatgggctggggtattgtttgcAGGCTTATACAGTCTGCTTGTGCTGCTGAACTTAAGATTCCAGGATGAAAGGCTCTCTACATACTGTATGTAAGCCACACTGTGCTTAtctgagaaggggtgtgtgtgtgtgtttaggtatGAAAATAAATAGAGCACTTGACAAGTTCTTGTGCGCCCTAAGAGGTCCTATTAGAATCCTTAAAATTTTGGTGGTGGAGAAGTGAGGAAGCACTTAAGATTGAAgatgcaggacctgagtacaacagcataGTCTCTGCTCTGAATACCCATTAATTGCTATTCAGAGGTAAACGGACCCTGTAGTTTGAACACGGCTAGTAGCAATTCCTTTTTTCTGCCTGATCATACCATGGATTCCTTATTGTGATGCCAAAAAGCTATTTGTAGGCTCCTTCCAAATTtgcccattttgtgtgtgtatgtgtgtgtgtgtgtgggggggggaattaactcTGGGACCTACAGGACCCGCCGTCCATTTTTAATCCCACTCACTGATCCTGATAACAATGAATGAtgtgttttaaaactgcaaataGTATAGAATAGCTGATGGAAAAGTCTTTCGGATGGCAGCCTTGAAGATTTGCATTTCTGGCTGTGCCTGCTTTTGTACTTCATCTGTGCTCACTTTCACATGCAGCCCCTTGATAGTTGATTTTTTAGAGAGACTTTAGGGTCTACATAAAGGCTGCCAGGAAGGCAGCCAAGCAGAGTTTGCAGAGGAGGAGGTTCCACAAGTGTAGGGTCACCATTGCATGTGGACAGACCAACTGATTGGCGGCCATTTGGGGTATTGTTTGTGAAGGTTTTAATAGAGGCatttccattttttgtttttgtaacccAATCCATTTTTTCCCATCCTTCAGGAGATAGAAGAACAGGAACGGAGACTTAAAGGGGAGAATAATGCAATTGCTGAAACAGACATTCCCCAAATTGCTATCGGCAGTGGGAAGGATTTGGAGTGGAGAAGGATCAGTGACACTCGCTTGTTGGAATCTGTGCTGACTCGAGTGGAAACCATCCATAGCACAAGCTCAGAGAGTGCTGGTAAAAATGGAATGCATATTGATTTTCATATGCAACCTGATTTTAAATAATCCATGAATAAATTGCTCTTTAGATCAGCCTTAATTTTTAATGGAATTTTATGTGCTGGCTACATGGAGATTTTAGGAGCAAAAAGTAATTCcacatttccttctctcccctgcttcccccaccccacccccaaaatgaatGTGTATAGCATTTCTTCTGGATATTCATTTGCTTAATCATGATTTAAACTTTTTAAATGCAGGTTTTGCCAATACCAGTATGCCTGGTTCGACCGCTGAATCTCCATTCTACCTTTGGGAACCACCAGCAAGTGGGAAATCAGTTTTAACAACCAGGTCCATTAACAGGAGTAAAATGAGATGGTCTCAGGTGGGGAACTCATTATTTACAGGAGCATATGGTAAAGCTTTGATGAAAAAGCTTTTATTTGAATTCTGCTAATGTTCTATGTACTGTACTTTTTTAATTCAGTGTTAAttgcttcctcctccagccccctttCAATATGCCATTTCTATTAAATGTAAATGCAGACTCCATGGGTTGTTTCCattgttagtcctactcagagtagactcattgaagctAATGGTCATGACTGACTTAGATCTATTattttcagtaggtctactctgaataaaggtTAGTTGGATACAGCCTTTTGACTCCAGATTTGGCAAAAAGAGCAACAGAATATGATAAATCTTGGACAGTGTTTGAACTCCACTCTGCTAATTTTGTTAAAGGCGATGCCATTTTATGGTATAGTAAGTGTACAATTTTAGAAATAGTTTCATTGCTTTTAGTTCACCGAATTCACTTTTGAAATTCTACGTTATTGCACACTGCTTCAGTTCCTTTCAATTGTGAAGCAGTTCATAAATGTGCAAATTACAAAAACGGATAAATGTAAAATGAACTTAAGAGTCATGCTGGCTCCGAACAAAGGCCAGTCTTGTCCAATgttcttttcacagtggccagtaaGATACTTactggaagcctgcaagcaggacaatAGCACAAATACTCTCTCCCTAGTCACATTCCCAAGCAACTGTTATTTGGAGGCACCTCCAGCACTGGAGACAAAACAGAGCTTTCACTTCCAGCGGTCATTGATCGCCTTGCCTTCTATGGATTTAATCTAATACCAATcaagttggtggccttcactgcATCTTGTAGCCAATCCATAGTTTTAACAATGCActctgtgaagaagtacttcctgtcctgaatcatccaacaTTCGGCTTTGTTGAATGACCCCTGGGTCTACCTGGATGCTACACAAGAGGGAGAAtaccttttcttcttccttgccattcataaatgtgtgtgtgtgtggggggacatATTAACTCCTGGTTACATGGTACCATCTTACTCTTTCTCTTTAAGGTATACAGCCCTGAGATGAAAAGAAAATTGAACAAGATCTCTGCTCTGGCAAAAGGATTTCTAACTCGCAGACTCTTGCAAACAGATAAGCTGAAGCAGCTTAGGCAAACTGTGAAAGTAAGGAGCCACCTGCAGTCCGCCCTTATGTGTAATCAACACTGtgcttgtggttttctttttatcTGCAACAGCCATTTTACAAATTAGAGATTCCTTTCAGAAACTcgagccactgctgcttctctcttctGTTTTGCCCAGCTGTTCTTtatacccccccaccccgcatttCAAGTCCTCCTGTCTTTTCTCCTCCCCCAGCTCCTTCTCCAGTTCTCAACCAACACACACTACCCACTAGTCTTCCATGAGTCTTAATCCCCACTTCTGGAAGGCTGCAGATTTTTcaaccactgccccccccccctttgacacAACACCAGAACGAGAGTCTCTGGGAATCAAGGCAGCTTTTTAAACAAATCGTAGCTTTTACTTGTGAAGTGCACTTGAACTGCTGGAAGGTTATCAGCAGATTTTGATAGTTTGACCATGTATTTAgtatagggtttttttaaaaagaaaagaaagggggggaagctgcAGAATATAGAACATTGTGCACAAGATCAGAAGGCCTTGAACAGAACAATTTCACTAaaccagtggtggggaacctgtgacctctCAGATGTTCTTGAACAAGCCTCGGTCAGCATGACCAGTGATAAAAAAATGATAGTAGTTGTACTGTCAATGATACCTGGAGAGCCATAGATTCTCCATCTGTGCATTAAGCCTGGGGTGGAGTAGCTTCAGCTGATGCAGTAGAACTTCTCCTACATCTCGTACCCCTGTAACCTCTTCCCCCCCAATCTGCTGGTGATTTGCTCTTTAATTCAATAGGAAATGAATTTTTCCGCCATTGCTGAGCCAGACACATGTGGGTTTTTCTTAGGATACGATGGAATTCATTAGAAACTTCCAGTCAGAAGCTCCGTTAAAGAGAGGAAGTGTTTCAGCTCAAGATGCTAACCTGCAGGAGAGAGTGGCAGCTCAGGTGATGTATAGTCTGAAATGCATGCCCTTAGGAGTTTATGCTAGtgaattttatattattttactgTATGTTTGGCCTGCTTTTCAGATAGTTATTGTCTTCCAAGGCAGATCACACCCTTTTCTTGAAGAATAAGACAGGCCCTGCTTATCAGGTTTACAAGGAAAAAGTGATGAGACACAAGGAAACTGGCCAGAACTTGCTGGTGAACTATAAGCAGTTTGGCTCTGCTCATCTGTCCTTGCTGGTGTTCTTACTTCATTATCTATTGGTGGCTTTTCTTCCTTTGGCTGATACCAGATTGTCCTTCCCCTTTGATTCTGCAGTCCCAGGGCAGATACCCATAGGAACCAAGTGTCCTTTCAGGCAGGCAGAGGGGATGCAAACTCCATGTAACTATTTTTTCTCTGCCAGACATTGAATTTGAATGTTGACTTCTACATTGGGTCAACATACGTCAtggggcaggaggagttgaagcCTCttggtgcaaaaaaagaaaagaaaaagaggtttaCTGGGCCTAATGGGTTTCAGTTTCAATTAGACCATTAGGGCATTATAAAAGAAAACACTGTTCTCAAAATTCTCTTTTACAAAGTGTTTACCTGAAACCTGTTGGGCCAAATGAATCAATTTTGTGCATTTTAAGcgttttccttttgtttcctgCATTAAtgcctcctctccctttccccccttccacatCCTTCATGCCAAGACACAGTTTAGAACTCCAACAGTGGTTTGAGCTTCCAAATGTGCAAGAGCCAATCCATGGTTTGGAGCTGCTTGGCATTCCTGTGGCCCCCCAAAGGTGTTGGATCATAAATGTGGTTTGTCGGTTCAGATGTCTCTACAAACCATGACtagtgcaaaccatggtttgcaaaaaCCACTTCAAACCATGTTTCACTAAATTTGCTTTATTGACTTACTGCAAACAGTGGTTTGTGAATTCTgacataatgccaaaccatggttgagCATCTTTCAACGATGATTTGAGAAGATGTCTAAATTAAACCTCTGTTGTAGTGAGATGGATGTTCTGATACTTCAGAGAATTCTTCCTTTGGGCAAATTATCTCATCCCTTCTGTATATTCTAGCCCTGAATGGCATCTCAAGAGAGGCACAAGATTGTCTCTCCATCTTGTGCTCAGCTTAGTACCGGTATCAATGCTTGACCTTGGGTGGTCCACGGAGTGACTTGATTTCTGTTGGACTACTCTGTCAGCTCTGTCTCAGTTTCTCCAGATGCAACACACCCTGAGTCATTTGAGATCCAGTCTGTATGGGATCCAGTTGTTCCacagaaatactgtatttttccatgtataagactatgtccccccccccaattcttaaagtttaaaattgggggtcgtcttatacacagaatgttgcaattatttatttcttaattttgggctccaAAAATAGGGATCATCTtgtacatgggggcgtcttatgcaCGGAAAAATATGGCAACTAAATGGCACACCTTAAAATATTTacttgccttttattttattatttagttatttatttattacaagctTAGATGTGGTGTAcatgtttctcccctccccattttattttcacaacaaccctgtgaggtaggttgagagacagtgactagccaGTGAGTGTCATGGCTGGGTGGGAATTCAAACGCTGGTCTCCCAGCTCACAGTATAACTCTGTTACGCTGCACTGGCTTTCACTGCCATTGCATTTCATAGGTGTTTCTTCTCTCCCACAGTTGCGAGCTGCTTTGTATGACATTCACGATATCTTCTTCAAAATGGAAGTGTCTGAGAGAATGAGTATCCTGAGTCATGATCGAGAGGTTCGCAAAGAAAAAATGCTCCGGCAGCTGGTGTGTTGCAGCAATGTTTAATTTAGGAATATGTTTAACTAGTTTTTTGCACTGAtacattccccccaccctcttgTGAACCCTGAATTGCTTATACTAATGGTTGCTTTCAGGTGAACATTGTTGGTCAAGagatgtgtgcatgagagagacctctttatttcccccttcttccagGGAGCTCAGGCTGGTGCTTTGGGAGCAAAGCAGCAAATCACAACACATCTGATAAAACATGATTCAACCaagattttattattactatttttagagcatttgtaccctgctcttcagccaaaaaggcttaCATGCAACCAAAACAAGACAGCCTTTATTTAGGCTTAcagtcttaataataataatgatgatgatgatgatgatgataggtaataaataataaatacagtcttttaaaaatacagtctAAGAAAGCACAACACACGAGGAACAGAGGaccaggagggaagaggaaaatcaaaactcTACACCAATTTCTAAGCAGCTGTGTTCTTTTAATGACTAGCTGGTATAATTTCAGAGACAGGAGGTGCCCGATGGAGCTGAAGCTCCAGCAAAGTTGATGAAATGAGCCTTGCTTCATATCTCTTCCACTCTGATGAGAATTGAGGGAGACGAGGCCTGACGTTAAAGCAGAACAGAAGGGGCAAGCTCTACTTCTCACCTCTCCCTTTGCTGGAAAACTTAGGAGAACCATTAGTTTTCAGTGCTGAGCCTTTGTTTAGTTATTTTATTTAGGGAGGATCATTCCAtcatgtgtgccccccccccacctgcagtgTGAAGGGGTGGAAGCCTAGATGAGAAATAATCTGAGAGGGCCCGGCGTGGGGCGGTAATATTCCTACTGTTCCCTAGGCTGCCACAAacactcctcttctcccaggccgtttggcttattaaacaatctatggccttttaaactgtgttgggggttattgtttttgtttcttgctaCGTTATAtatttttgagtttttatattgtaaacctcctggtgatcctcagatgaagggcagtatagaaattttacaaataaaggagataaataaataaaaacacgtAGGGAAACAATTCTCTCCAATAGCAAAGCTAAGCTGGTCATTGCTAACAAGGCTGTAGGGAAAATGGGCCACTAATAAACAAGGGGGCAGTATCTGCATCATTGAGGGAAACACAAAACCCAAGTTTTCAGAAATCCAAAAAGCATTTAGAGAGAGAAACCTGTACGGACAGCCAAGTCTCTCAGCAACAGATAAATGGTTTTATCCCATGTAGGGCAGaacccatcttaaattcagttcggACCCCCTGAAATCCTCTGGGAACGTTAAGCAAGCATAAAAGAGTAATATGTGAATGTAAGAACTGGATTTCTGTGGAGATTCAATTGATAAAAATGtgtggaactgggggggggggggaaacctcaagCACCATCTTAACTGTTTTCATGCAGGATAAAGTCCCATTATGTGTACTGCAGCCTTTAGAACATTATGTGTACTGATTATGCTTTGGGGTGAATCTAGGTTTTATAAGTAGTAATACTAATACCTAAAATTGTCCTGCTTAGGATAAAGCAAAGGGCTCAAGAGAGAGAGCAACACTTTCTACAGCTACACAGAAGTCTCTGGACAGGAAGAAATATATGAAGTATGTGGGGAAACGGTAAAGGAAGCGTATACTGGTGTATTTAGATGTGTATGGCTAGATGTGTGGGCAGAATTGCCTGTTGCATGTTAAGTCGTCTGTGGTTCTTGTGAAAGGGAAGGAAACAAGTTTCTGTTCTAACATTTTCCTGCCTAATACTTCTTTAGTGATGTATCATGATCGGTATAAACTTAGGAATCCAAACTCTTGTTGACAGATTACCTTAATTCAGGATGCTCTTCCATAAAATAGCTAGAACATTTGCCAGATCCTTTCTTTGGTGTGTATCCAACTAcgttctgctcagagtagacacattgaaattgaTCGAAGGTACAGTTGTAGCTTGGTACTAGAACGCCTTGATACaggtacattttggctcccgaacaccacataCAGAAAAGTAAGTGTtgcagtttgcaaacgttctttggaagccgaacgacTGACACGGCTTCCAattcagtgcaggaagctcctgaagccaattggaagctgtgccttggttttcgaaagtcaaatggacttccagaacggattccgttcgataaccaaggtacaactgtactcacATCCATTTACTTTAGTGGGTCTGATATCTCCCAAATAGTTCATATAAATAAGAATCTAGATTTTTTTTGTTGTAGCCGAGTTGCACACCCCTCCAGCTTTCCCCCCAGTTTATTCTGGTCTGCTAAGCAAGTGGGTTGCTGCAGGTATTTGCACATCTCTATAGAGTAGGCCCTTACCTTTCTCTCCTACCTTGCACCCCTCCTCTTGCCCTTTGCCTGCTTTCCTTTGCCCTTTCCATATATTCTGCCCTGCAGCATGGTTAGATGTCAGTTACTGCACAGGGATTGAAGCCAGACTGTCTGGCTTCTGGATCACTACGTTAGGAAATAGAGTGAGGAAGAGGCTATCAGGAAGCAAATTACATGTAAGTTATCTACAGAACTGGTAGCAAAACATCTGTGAGCATATTGGATATGCTTTCTTCTTCTAAGGTGATTGGGCTGCGTTCAGAGAATGTTTGTTCTCTGCTAACCATGCTCAGCCATTTCCCTGTGATCCTTGCAACACATTTTTCCTCCCTGGCACAATTTCCCCTTTAGCCTAGATTGGATCAGTTCAGCACCAAAATGAACCATGGCCAAGACTAATCAGTGTGTCTCTTGAGCAACCCACTCAAAACAGGGTTTAAATCATGGTTATAAGTTCCAACCCTGGTTAGTCTTCACTCTGGTTAAGGTTGTTACCAGCATTGTGTCTTGATCCCAGCAAGACCATGGACCAGTGCTACGTACACTAAATGCTTGGAGCAACTTCCTCTTCACTGTTCAGTATTGCTATACTCTCTTgtagaaaagggatggggaaccttcttggcccgtgggccagatgtttATGTCCCCACCTGCATAGGCCGATTTTGACAGGTGAGTGGTCAATCATGGGATGCCATAAGGATGAACATCTTTCAAAGTGCTGTGCTTCACAAACACCTGGCAATCAGTACTTGGGAAGTCACGCCCTTGGAAAGTCCTGTGCAAGAGGCTTTGCAGGCACTCTAGTAATGGGCAGGGACTGCAAAGCCCCTTTCACCCAAGCCCCGTCCTTCCTTGCCCTACAGAAGTGGGACAGTGGCTGTAGAGCTGAATGAAGGCTTGTGGGCTGTAGGTTTCCCTCTCCTTTGGTAGAGCATTCAAATTTCTGACTTTCTCTGTTTAGGTAGCTGTGGGAAATAAAACCAAATATTTACTTGATTTCCCCATCACCATCCCAGTAGCTCTTTTGCATATAtctgtgtcctttttatttttctgtaggcCTTCTGAAATGGGAATGCcaaataaaaaaaccattttgaaaCAAAAGACACTAGAAAACAGGtttgtaaaaataatattttttattcccTCACCCCTGCAGTATATAATGGTTACTTTCTTTATGTCCATGACT
The sequence above is drawn from the Lacerta agilis isolate rLacAgi1 chromosome 13, rLacAgi1.pri, whole genome shotgun sequence genome and encodes:
- the CCP110 gene encoding centriolar coiled-coil protein of 110 kDa isoform X5 produces the protein MPLSGALFCRNQQLAYKMEDYEKFCKKQLAKIQGDPLQREAFPSVQHKYISLIQFSGIPVLSPLLTLEKKKELQQDRQKALDLELWRQNSRKRALLNRVQEILENVQMKQSSIQSDLDQPGTENVPLDLESKVLNGFEMQSDSVLPSPVLSEPSVPETAPEVEPADLHVAANGNSPGVTEEFIPQKPKDICSSPSENPSSPEGLFSNPINLSSSSDTVKKGGIETVSPDAEGPDPYVMSLQNLLKKSKEYIQREQTRRSMRNSSKRSGGESHSDKENDAVKMSDSVKEKGKLMGRSCMVTSNMTKSNTSLQSTSVPKSSMGVVASPSFSKVDIPMRSGTPPVLDSDSDEDIKTTFFFERDSSILRSFTGSYSKLPSPEPSVSPKMHRRRPRPSSMGHIVISNPINAYELSPKEKGRAVDLITQDAGDRQIASDPMPKLTPDFTLACPSKMHTFHRSSSDICDELVVGKRNQVCQVSVAQRENTRFSVGTTVEEESVLDGTRASGTCLSHPSPQEVHVVSCPITAQNTTNVNVNKQIGLLEKAKYGVPTELNKSYDVEKPSPLLLQMQHRHQMGTPNLSSGNEQTSESGIEKVKRRLELDADSMQKENVPFVATAESSARERRLHDQRCLEGSVSGAKSETSERSVHEEEALKQKMLAFEELRKRLEEQHAQQLSLLIAEQEREQERLQKEIEEQERRLKGENNAIAETDIPQIAIGSGKDLEWRRISDTRLLESVLTRVETIHSTSSESAGFANTSMPGSTAESPFYLWEPPASGKSVLTTRSINRSKMRWSQVYSPEMKRKLNKISALAKGFLTRRLLQTDKLKQLRQTVKDTMEFIRNFQSEAPLKRGSVSAQDANLQERVAAQLRAALYDIHDIFFKMEVSERMSILSHDREVRKEKMLRQLDKAKGSRERATLSTATQKSLDRKKYMKPSEMGMPNKKTILKQKTLENRVLQPNQGQNAPVQRLLYRQGSICRKNPKKEAKCCDNLRRQHSLS
- the CCP110 gene encoding centriolar coiled-coil protein of 110 kDa isoform X1 — protein: MPLSGALFCRNQQLAYKMEDYEKFCKKQLAKIQGDPLQREAFPSVQHKYISLIQFSGIPVLSPLLTLEKKKELQQDRQKALDLELWRQNSRKRALLNRVQEILENVQMKQSSIQSDLDQPGTENVPLDLESKVLNGFEMQSDSVLPSPVLSEPSVPETAPEVEPADLHVAANGNSPGVTEEFIPQKPKDICSSPSENPSSPEGLFSNPINLSSSSDTVKKGGIETVSPDAEGPDPYVMSLQNLLKKSKEYIQREQTRRSMRNSSKRSGGESHSDKENDAVKMSDSVKEKGKLMGRSCMVTSNMTKSNTSLQSTSVPKSSMGVVASPSFSKVDIPMRSGTPPVLDSDSDEDIKTTFFFERDSSILRSFTGSYSKLPSPEPSVSPKMHRRRPRPSSMGHIVISNPINAYELSPKEKGRAVDLITQDAGDRQIASDPMPKLTPDFTLACPSKMHTFHRSSSDICDELVVGKRNQVCQVSVAQRENTRFSVGTTVEEESVLDGTRASGTCLSHPSPQEVHVVSCPITAQNTTNVNVNKQIGLLEKAKYGVPTELNKSYDVEKPSPLLLQMQHRHQMGTPNLSSGNEQTSESGIEKVKRRLELDADSMQKENVPFVATAESSARERRLHDQRCLEGSVSGAKSETSERSVHEEEALKQKMLAFEELRKRLEEQHAQQLSLLIAEQEREQERLQKEIEEQERRLKGENNAIAETDIPQIAIGSGKDLEWRRISDTRLLESVLTRVETIHSTSSESAGFANTSMPGSTAESPFYLWEPPASGKSVLTTRSINRSKMRWSQVYSPEMKRKLNKISALAKGFLTRRLLQTDKLKQLRQTVKDTMEFIRNFQSEAPLKRGSVSAQDANLQERVAAQLRAALYDIHDIFFKMEVSERMSILSHDREVRKEKMLRQLDKAKGSRERATLSTATQKSLDRKKYMKYVGKRPSEMGMPNKKTILKQKTLENRVLQPNQGQNAPVQRLLYRQGTPKTSVKGAEQNRKKPSESRVSNKALSGVYAGKIQRKKPNVVTT